In the genome of Candidatus Cloacimonadota bacterium, the window GCGTTAATCCGTGAGAATTTACTGGAACTGGCTTTTGGTTTTTTATTTTCGGAAGGGATCATCAAGGATAAAAAGGAAATAATTTCTTATAATTTTAGTTTTGAGGAAATGTATATCAATTTTGATTTGAAAATTCCTGATAAAAGGATTCAGAACTTCTTTGAAACTGGAGAAAAAACTTCCGGTTGCGGTTCGACTTTATCATCATCAATCATAGGAAAAAAGAATGAATTTCCAGAAATAAAAATTGATCCCCAAAACATTTTGCAATTAATGAAAAAGATGAATGAGTATTCGAGATTATTTAAAGAAACGGGTGGAGTTCACAGCGCTTGTCTGGTTCAAAATGATAAGATAATTTCTTATGCAGATGATATTGGCAGACATAATGCAGTAGACAAAGTTTTCGGGATGGCTATTATACAAAATATTGATTTAACGAAATGTTTTCTTCTAACCAGCGGAAGAATTTCCTCAGAAATTGTGAAAAAATGTATCAGAGTTGGAATTCCTGTTGTAATTTCAAGATCAGCACCAACATCAGAAGCGATCAGGCTCGGTTGGGAATATAAAACTTTTATTATCGGATTTGCAAGAGGAAAGAGATTTAATATTTATACGGGAGTAGATCGGAACTTATTCCGAAAGTAGTTCGTATTTTTCCATATCTTACAAACCTTGATGGTTTGCTAAACCTTCAAGGTTTCGGAACAAGTTCCGAACTACGAAAAAAGGTTCGACCAAATTGATCGAACCTTTATTAAAAAAATCAATGTTCTTTACGCTACTTTTTTTCCTTTAACATAGATCCACCAGTAAATTGCTCCAACAAAAATGGCTCCACCTACAAAGTTTCCAAGAGTAACTGTGATCAGGTTATTAGTGAAGAAAGTTCCCCAATTCAAGGAAGCAAGAGCTTCAGCAGATTTTCCGGATGCTTTGATCGCACCAGGAAATACTTTAGCAAAAATTCCAGCAGGAATAAAATACATATTAGCAATAGCATGCTCAAATCCGGAAGTTACAAACGCCATGATCGGGAAGAAAATTGCCAGCACTTTTCCGCCAATATCTTTGGCAGCGATTGCCATCATCACAGCCAGGCAAACAAGCCAGTTACAACCGATCGCCCGGAAGAAATACATAATGTTGTGAGGAGCGCCGCCATCGACAGTAGATGCAACTTTTCCGTAAGCAATA includes:
- the fdhD gene encoding formate dehydrogenase accessory sulfurtransferase FdhD, with product ALIRENLLELAFGFLFSEGIIKDKKEIISYNFSFEEMYINFDLKIPDKRIQNFFETGEKTSGCGSTLSSSIIGKKNEFPEIKIDPQNILQLMKKMNEYSRLFKETGGVHSACLVQNDKIISYADDIGRHNAVDKVFGMAIIQNIDLTKCFLLTSGRISSEIVKKCIRVGIPVVISRSAPTSEAIRLGWEYKTFIIGFARGKRFNIYTGVDRNLFRK